A portion of the Macaca mulatta isolate MMU2019108-1 chromosome 2, T2T-MMU8v2.0, whole genome shotgun sequence genome contains these proteins:
- the C2H3orf18 gene encoding uncharacterized protein C3orf18 homolog isoform X1: MGPARSPGGCSRNIPFRSPPPVHTCLRGSPPSHQPEKLPRTERQDVRGPSLAPLDAPLPGLAHLRKGSGGHRSPASGFPSPVGSSQETPADGWGGCEFHALYARRPTCRKVRGMCVGLTPGDPDLLVFLKITSGIWLQPKGIAPSWLLGTEPGFVHQEEEEENLKALSMVVCYGSACQQARPGGLLGGEGPALSPAAFAPISRLEKLRHQLMPMYNFDPMEEQDELEQELLEHGRDAASVQAATSVQAMQGKTTLPSQGPLQRPSRLVFTDVANAIHA; this comes from the exons ATGGGACCGGCCAGGTCTCCAGGCGGTTGCAGTCGAAACATCCCCTTCCGATCCCCACCTCCCGTGCATACCTGCCTGAGAggctccccaccctcccaccagCCGGAGAAGCTGCCCCGTACTGAACGCCAGGACGTGCGTGGCCCGTCGCTCGCTCCCTTGGATGCCCCGCTTCCGGGGTTGGCGCATTTAAGAAAAGGCTCGGGCGGACACCGTAGCCCAGCTTCAGGGTTCCCATCGCCTGTGGGTTCCTCCCAGGAGACCCCTGCGGATGGGTGGGGAGGGTGTGAATTCCACGCCCTCTACGCCCGCAGGCCTACATGCAGGAAAGTGCGGGGGATGTGTGTGGGGTTGACCCCTGGAGACCCGGACCTGCTGGTCTTCCTTAAAATCACATCAGGGATTTGGCTCCAACCCAAGGGGATTGCTCCGAGCTGGCTTTTAGGAACCGAGCCTG GTTTTGTACATCAGGAAGAAGAAGAG GAAAATCTTAAGGCCCTAAGCATGGTTGTGTGCTATGGCTCAGCTTGTCAGCAGGCAAGGCCTGGagggctgctgggaggggaaGGGCCTGCCCTGTCCCCAGCAGCCTTTGCCCCCATCTCCAGGCTGGAGAAGCTACGCCACCAGCTCATGCCCATGTACAACTTCGACCCCATGGAGGAACAAGATGAGTTGGAGCAGGAGCTGCTGGAACATGGGCGGGACGCCGCCTCTGTGCAGGCTGCCACTTCTGTGCAGGCCATGCAGGGCAAG ACTACTCTGCCCTCCCAGGGCCCACTGCAGAGGCCCAGCCGGCTGGTGTTTACCGATGTGGCCAATGCCATCCATGCGTAA
- the C2H3orf18 gene encoding uncharacterized protein C3orf18 homolog isoform X2, with protein MNSRTASARGWFSSRPPTSESDLEPATDGPASETTTLSPEATTFNDTRIPDAAGGTAGVGTMLLSFGIITVIGLAVAMVRAGENLKALSMVVCYGSACQQARPGGLLGGEGPALSPAAFAPISRLEKLRHQLMPMYNFDPMEEQDELEQELLEHGRDAASVQAATSVQAMQGKTTLPSQGPLQRPSRLVFTDVANAIHA; from the exons ATGAACTCCAGGACCGCATCTGCTAGGGGCTGGTTCAGCAGCCGCCCACCCACCTCTGAGTCTGACCTGGAACCTGCCACAGATGGGCCAGCCTCCGAGACCACTACCCTCAGCCCAGAGGCCACCACCTTTAATGACACCAGAATCCCTGATGCGGCTGGTGGCACGGCCGGCGTGGGTACCATGCTTCTGTCCTTTGGGATCATCACGGTGATAGGCCTGGCTGTGGCCATGGTGAGAGCTGGG GAAAATCTTAAGGCCCTAAGCATGGTTGTGTGCTATGGCTCAGCTTGTCAGCAGGCAAGGCCTGGagggctgctgggaggggaaGGGCCTGCCCTGTCCCCAGCAGCCTTTGCCCCCATCTCCAGGCTGGAGAAGCTACGCCACCAGCTCATGCCCATGTACAACTTCGACCCCATGGAGGAACAAGATGAGTTGGAGCAGGAGCTGCTGGAACATGGGCGGGACGCCGCCTCTGTGCAGGCTGCCACTTCTGTGCAGGCCATGCAGGGCAAG ACTACTCTGCCCTCCCAGGGCCCACTGCAGAGGCCCAGCCGGCTGGTGTTTACCGATGTGGCCAATGCCATCCATGCGTAA
- the C2H3orf18 gene encoding uncharacterized protein C3orf18 homolog isoform X4 translates to MNSRTASARGWFSSRPPTSESDLEPATDGPASETTTLSPEATTFNDTRIPDAAGGTAGVLYIRKKKRLEKLRHQLMPMYNFDPMEEQDELEQELLEHGRDAASVQAATSVQAMQGKTTLPSQGPLQRPSRLVFTDVANAIHA, encoded by the exons ATGAACTCCAGGACCGCATCTGCTAGGGGCTGGTTCAGCAGCCGCCCACCCACCTCTGAGTCTGACCTGGAACCTGCCACAGATGGGCCAGCCTCCGAGACCACTACCCTCAGCCCAGAGGCCACCACCTTTAATGACACCAGAATCCCTGATGCGGCTGGTGGCACGGCCGGC GTTTTGTACATCAGGAAGAAGAAGAG GCTGGAGAAGCTACGCCACCAGCTCATGCCCATGTACAACTTCGACCCCATGGAGGAACAAGATGAGTTGGAGCAGGAGCTGCTGGAACATGGGCGGGACGCCGCCTCTGTGCAGGCTGCCACTTCTGTGCAGGCCATGCAGGGCAAG ACTACTCTGCCCTCCCAGGGCCCACTGCAGAGGCCCAGCCGGCTGGTGTTTACCGATGTGGCCAATGCCATCCATGCGTAA
- the C2H3orf18 gene encoding uncharacterized protein C3orf18 homolog isoform X3, whose amino-acid sequence MNSRTASARGWFSSRPPTSESDLEPATDGPASETTTLSPEATTFNDTRIPDAAGGTAGVGTMLLSFGIITVIGLAVAMVLYIRKKKRLEKLRHQLMPMYNFDPMEEQDELEQELLEHGRDAASVQAATSVQAMQGKTTLPSQGPLQRPSRLVFTDVANAIHA is encoded by the exons ATGAACTCCAGGACCGCATCTGCTAGGGGCTGGTTCAGCAGCCGCCCACCCACCTCTGAGTCTGACCTGGAACCTGCCACAGATGGGCCAGCCTCCGAGACCACTACCCTCAGCCCAGAGGCCACCACCTTTAATGACACCAGAATCCCTGATGCGGCTGGTGGCACGGCCGGCGTGGGTACCATGCTTCTGTCCTTTGGGATCATCACGGTGATAGGCCTGGCTGTGGCCATG GTTTTGTACATCAGGAAGAAGAAGAG GCTGGAGAAGCTACGCCACCAGCTCATGCCCATGTACAACTTCGACCCCATGGAGGAACAAGATGAGTTGGAGCAGGAGCTGCTGGAACATGGGCGGGACGCCGCCTCTGTGCAGGCTGCCACTTCTGTGCAGGCCATGCAGGGCAAG ACTACTCTGCCCTCCCAGGGCCCACTGCAGAGGCCCAGCCGGCTGGTGTTTACCGATGTGGCCAATGCCATCCATGCGTAA